In the genome of Hyphomicrobium sp. ghe19, the window GCGGGCTGTCGTCGCCTCGAGCTCAGCGACGCGTTCTTCGAGGTCAGCGCAGCAATTCCCCCCGAGATCTGCGGCTGATGCAGGCGCGGTGCCCGCAAACGCTAGTCCAGCTGCAGCGATGCCGGCAGCGATGCCCGCTCGTTTGTTAGTCCCCCCGAACATTCCAATACCTCCAAGGTAAATACCAATCGTTCGGCGCCTCAAGACGTTCACCCACTCGTGGGAGAACTTGGTCATCCGGGTTGATTGGCACTTTCCCCTAAGTGCCGGTCACCGCCGGATAAGGCCCGATGGAGGACAAATAGAGCTGAGGGAAATTCGGATATGAAATGAGAAGATTTCCAACGCATAGGAATGCGCCGGTGCTTTGCTTAGAACGAAAGGAGGATTGCGGAAACGACTGCTCGTTTTGCGATTTCCATATCGCGAACCGAACAAAGCGAGGGCTTGCTAGCGGTTTCTTTCTGCATAAGCAGCGGCGACAAGTCTTATGTTGGATATTTGGTCGTGTTCCAGAAATATAGAAACGACTTTTCGTCTCGATGCATTTTGTTGGCCAGCAGAACACAGAGCATGTTGTGCTTGAATGGGCCAAAAGTTGTGGCGGTGATGTCACGGTTTTTCGCGCGGACGCGGTGTTGGCGCGCATGGGGGCGCACTTCAATGGGGACGATAAGCGCAGTCGTGGAATGCGGATCCGTCAAGGACGCGTGTGCGCTAGCCTCGGCCGATCATCCGGCTGCGTTTGGGAATGATGCGCGACGCGCACGCGTTCGTGCGTCAAATTCGAGACGTCGTGCGATGTGGTGCGGCCCGCGTCTCTATAGATATAGAAATGCAGCGGGGCGGCCACCTCCCATCTTTGAGAGTTGGCCGCCCCGCGTGTCAGCAAATATCAGTGAGCGTCGAGGCTCGGTGCGTCGATACCTTCAGGTGCCTGCTCTCCAGGCGATCTCTTTCACGGTTATCGCCTTGGGCAAAAGGCCTAGAGCAAAGAACTTATCTGCGATGCTCTGCTGTTCCGCTATAACGGCGTCATCGATTGGTTTGATGCCGTAGGACTGACGCTTCAGCGCGGCTTCCAAAATCGGGGCTGGTATTCCGATCGGCGCGCTCAGCTGCGCCGCCGCTGCTTTTGGATCGGCTTTTACCCAGTCATCGACGGCCCTCAGCTCCGCGAGAACGACGTCGATGGCCTTGGCGTTGGGGCCGACGTAGGACTTACTCGCGAGGTAGAACTGGTGATTGGATACGATGTTTTTGCCATCGGTCAGGACGCGTGCCTCGGTTCCCGCCTGGGCGGAAGCGTAGAATGGATCCCAAATTGCCCAGGCATCGACCCTGCCGGTTTCGAAAGCCGCGCGTGCATCGGCCGGGGCGAGATGAACCGGTTCATACTCCCCGTATTTGATGCCGGCCTGTTCCAAGGCCTTCACCGCGAAGTAGTTCGAATTGGAGCCCTTTGCGTAGGCAATTTTCTTGCCCTTGAGGTCCGCGACCGATTTGATCGGGCTGTCTTTCGGAACGAGAATGGCCTCTCCTTCGGGCGCCGGCGGCTCGTTTGCGACATAAACGATTGAACTGCCTCCCGCCTGCGCAAAGATGGGCGGCGCCTCGCCGGTATGTCCGAAGTCGATTGCTCCGGCGTTGATCGCTTCCAGCAGCGGGGGGCCGAAGGGGAATTCGGCCCACGTGACCTTATAGCCGATAGCGGCGAGCTTGGGCTCGAGCGTTCCCTTTGCCTTGAGGAGAATTGCGTTGCCGTACTTTTGGTATCCGATGCGGATGACTTTGTCTTCGGCATTGGCCGCCGGGCCGCCGAGGTTGGCCGCGAATGCGCCGAGCGCAAGGGCGCCAAGTGTCCTGCGAGAAACGATCATGACGTGCGATCCTCTTTTTCCCAAAATTCGAATGCCGCCGATCAGAGATGGCTGCGCACATCTTGCAGGCTGAAGTGGATGGCAGTGATCGTCTACGAAGTATTTCCGCATTCCTTATTCGGGCTTGCGGATTCTTTCGGCGGAAAAGCCGCATGCCGAGAAGCTGACGATAGAGGAATCCCGACGCGTTCGATCGCGTCGCGCAAAACATCGTGCGGCTCAGGATGCTGTGTTCAGCCGAGGCCCTCTTGTTTCAGTGCAATGTCCACCGTGGGGCGAGCGCGCATGTGTTCGGCAAGGCTCTTCAGCGGCTTCGGAAGGTCAATTCCGTTCTTCGCAGCCCAAAGCAGCATGACGAAAAGATACGCGTCGGCGACGGTTGCATGCTCGCCGAAGAGGTAGGGGCCTACGGTCCGTGCAGCGGTGAAGTCGAATCTCTTGCGGATCGCGTCGAAGGCTTTCGCCTTGTCCTTCTCGGTTGTCGCGGGATTGAAAAGCGGCCCGAAGGATTTATGTATTTCACTCGAGATGAAGGACAGCATCTCAAGAAGTCTGTAACGACCGAACTGGCCAGGCGCCATGAGGGCCCGGTATTTGTCGGCGACGTAACTCAGAATGGCGATGTTCTCGGTGAGGACGTCGCCATCATCGAATTGAAGTGCCGGGACGTAGCCTTTTGGATTGATATCGAGGTACGAGCGACCATCGTCGACCTTATGGGTTTTGAGATCCACTTTCGCGAGGTCGAACTTCATTCCTGCTTCGATCAATGCGATGTGGTCGGAAAGACTGCAGGCTCCGGGTGAGTAATACAGGATCATGGATTTGCTCCTTGGTTCGCCAACCCGCTTTAGGGGAAAGCCGTTCCAAGCATCTTTAGAGCAGGGCTCCAATTTAATTAGAGCCTAACCAAGATCTGCGACGGGGCTCGTCGTTTCTAAACTGCGGCTTAGTCTCGCTGAATTGTTGGGTGACTAAAGGAGTTTTTCGCATGTCTAAGCATTCAATTTTCGCAGTAGTCATTGGTCTTTTCGCACTCGCCGCGCCCGTGGCGGCAGATGCTCATTGCCTCGGCATCGATAGAGCGGGATGGGGTGTCTCCGGGGTATTCGACGGCACTACGCGCTTCGTGCGGGGCGTCGGCTACCGGACCCAAAGATTGGGCGATCGCATGTTCGGTTGGCTGAACTGCGGTAGGGTTCTTTGAGTCCGATAGAACTGCGGCGGCCTCATCGATTTTGAGGCCGTCGACTCGACAGCAAGTAGGGCTGTTGTTCAGTTGATCGGCGGCACTGTCAGCTGAGTGCTCTGGCGATC includes:
- a CDS encoding sulfonate ABC transporter substrate-binding protein, which translates into the protein MIVSRRTLGALALGAFAANLGGPAANAEDKVIRIGYQKYGNAILLKAKGTLEPKLAAIGYKVTWAEFPFGPPLLEAINAGAIDFGHTGEAPPIFAQAGGSSIVYVANEPPAPEGEAILVPKDSPIKSVADLKGKKIAYAKGSNSNYFAVKALEQAGIKYGEYEPVHLAPADARAAFETGRVDAWAIWDPFYASAQAGTEARVLTDGKNIVSNHQFYLASKSYVGPNAKAIDVVLAELRAVDDWVKADPKAAAAQLSAPIGIPAPILEAALKRQSYGIKPIDDAVIAEQQSIADKFFALGLLPKAITVKEIAWRAGT
- a CDS encoding glutathione S-transferase N-terminal domain-containing protein; the encoded protein is MILYYSPGACSLSDHIALIEAGMKFDLAKVDLKTHKVDDGRSYLDINPKGYVPALQFDDGDVLTENIAILSYVADKYRALMAPGQFGRYRLLEMLSFISSEIHKSFGPLFNPATTEKDKAKAFDAIRKRFDFTAARTVGPYLFGEHATVADAYLFVMLLWAAKNGIDLPKPLKSLAEHMRARPTVDIALKQEGLG